The genome window TTCAATCTCGGGAATTGCGTCTTTGATCGTGGCCTCAATGCCCTGCTTGAGTGTGGCATAGGCCATGCTGCAACCCTGGCAGCCGCCCCCAAAGCGGACATAGACCTTGTTGTCCTTCACCTCGACCAGTTCGGCAACCCCGCCGTGCATGGCAACCCCGGGGTTGATGATTTCTTCAAAAATCTGATTCAG of Candidatus Omnitrophota bacterium contains these proteins:
- a CDS encoding NifU family protein; translation: MTDAEKLEKLNQIFEEIINPGVAMHGGVAELVEVKDNKVYVRFGGGCQGCSMAYATLKQGIEATIKDAIPEIEEVVDATEHGRGDNPYYEP